In the genome of Microbacterium paraoxydans, the window GCGCTCGCCGAGCTCGCGACGCTGGGCGAGGGGCTGCCGCAGCTCATGGTGGGGGACTACAACTACCCCGTGTTCAAGGAGAACCTCGGGCAGGCGGTCCGCGACCAGGGCTACGCCCTGTCCCTCAGCGATGACCACACGTACACCCGCTACCGGGTCTTCCGTGGGCACTACGACTTCGCGACCTCGTCCGGCTTCGAGATCGAACGCATCACCACGCTCCCGCAGCGTTCCAGCGATCACCGCCCGATCCTCGTGACCGTCCGGCCGAACTGACGCCGCCGGTCCGAGCCGGTTTGGGAATGCCGTTCCGGTGGCGTATGCTGACTCTTTGGTGCCCTTCCCTGCCTGCGGGGAAGATGCACATCCGAACGTGAGCCCTCCACTGGCGTGTTCCTCCCCGTCGGGAAGAACCACCCCGGAGTGGGATTCACGAACACCTCCGTTCGACAAGAAAGCAGCACTATCGTGACGCGCACTTACACCCCCAAGGCTGGCGAAGTCCAGCGCGACTGGGTCGTCATCGACGCCACCGACGTCGTTCTCGGCCGTCTCGCTTCGCACGCGGCGACGCTCCTGCGTGGCAAGCACAAGCCGACCTTCGCCAACCACATCGACTCGGGTGACTTCGTCATCATCGTGAACGCCGACAAGGTCGCGCTCACCGGTCAGAAGCTCCAGAAGAAGATGGCGTACCGCCACTCCGGCTACCCGGGTGGCCTCAAGGCCGTCAGCTACGCCGAGCTCCTCGAGAAGAACCCGGTCCGCGCCGTGGAGAAGGCCATCCGTGGCATGCTCCCGAAGAACAGCCTGGGCCGCCAGCAGCTGTCGAAGCTGAAGGTGTACGCCGGTGCCGAGCACCCGCACGCCGCGCAGCAGCCCCAGCCGTACACCCTCGACCAGGTCGCCCAGTAAGCGCCGTACAGACTAAGGACATACTCGTGGCTGACATCCAGGACTCCACCGAAAACCTCCAGAACTTCTCGACGTCGACCCCGGAGACCGACGCGGTCGAGGCGGCTCCCCGCCCCGTGCTGAGCGTCCCCGGCGCCGCTGTCGGCCGTCGCAAGCAGGCCATCGCCCGCGTGCGTCTGGTTCCCGGCTCGGGCACCATCACGGTCAACGGCCGTACGCTCGAGGACTACTTCCCGAACAAGCTGCACCAGCAGCTCATCAACGACCCGTTCACCGCGCTGAACCTCGCCGGTGCCTACGACGTGATCG includes:
- the rplM gene encoding 50S ribosomal protein L13, coding for MTRTYTPKAGEVQRDWVVIDATDVVLGRLASHAATLLRGKHKPTFANHIDSGDFVIIVNADKVALTGQKLQKKMAYRHSGYPGGLKAVSYAELLEKNPVRAVEKAIRGMLPKNSLGRQQLSKLKVYAGAEHPHAAQQPQPYTLDQVAQ
- the rpsI gene encoding 30S ribosomal protein S9 translates to MADIQDSTENLQNFSTSTPETDAVEAAPRPVLSVPGAAVGRRKQAIARVRLVPGSGTITVNGRTLEDYFPNKLHQQLINDPFTALNLAGAYDVIARISGGGDSGQAGALRLGIARALNGIDAENNRPTLKKAGFLSRDARVKERKKAGLKKARKAPQYSKR